The DNA sequence GGGGGAGCCGATGGCCCAGGGCACGCCGACGTCGTCGGGGCCGGCGTCGAGGGTGTTGTTGGGGCCTTTGCGGTAGGTGGTGCCGATGGGGTGGATGGGCGGGAGGTAGACGACGTCGAAGCCCATCGCGGCGATCGCGGGAAGGCGGCGGGCGGCGGTGTCGAAGGTGCCGTGGGGCTGCTCGGGGGTGCCCTCGGAGCGGGGGAAGAACTCGTACCAGGAGCCGTACAGGGCCCGTTCGCGTTCCACCAGCAGGGGCAGCGGGTCGCTGCTGGTGACCAGCTCCCGCAGCGGGTGGCGGGCCAGCACCGCGTCCACGTCCGGCGTCAGCGCCGCCGCCAGCCGGGTGGCACACGGCAGACCGTCGTCGCGCAGGGTCTCCGCCACCGCGCGCAGCACGTCCTGCCCGTCGTCCTTCGGCACCCCGGCGGCCGCGCGGTCGAAGAGGTCGGCGCCCTCCTCCAGCACCAGCCCGGTGTCGATGCCCGCCGGCACCTTGATCGTGGCGGTCCGGCGCCAGGTGGCGACCGGGTCGCCCCACGCCTCGACGCGGTACGTCCACCGGCCCGGCGCGTGGGCGGCGACCTCCGCGCCCCACCGGTCGGAACCCGGCGCCAGCTCCCGCATCGGCGTGAACGGCCCCGGACGCCCCTCGGGATCCTTCAGGACGACATTGGCGGCCACCGCGTCGTGCCCCTCACGGAAGAGGGTCGCGGTGACCTCGAACGCCTCGCCCACGACGGCCTTCGCCGGCCGCCTGCCGCAGTCGACGGACGGCCGGACGTCCCGTACCGGGACACGGCCGATGGTCCGGGTCGTCTTCATGGGGCTGTGCACCTCCGCCGTGCTCGGCGCCCGGGCCGTTGCGCCGGACGTGGGACCGCATGGAGGCGGGAAGGTCCTCACCTTCCCGCCGGGGAGCGCCGCTCGACGGCGGGCGGACCCCGCCTGACCGCCGCGGCCGGACGGGGCCTGTCGTTCTGCTCCTGCAGATAGGTGCCGAGGGTGCTGCGCAGGTACCGCTCGGCGGCGTCCGCCGCCTCCCGCGCGCAGCGCTTGCCCATCAGCACGCAGAGCGTGTAGCCGGAGTCCTCGAAGGTGGCCCGGACCGTGTGGTCGGTGGGGGCCGCCAGCATCACGCGTTCCCAGGCCCGGTAGCGGCGCAACTGCCGGGCGACTTCGGCTTTGGCGGGTAGCAGCATGGCGCCGTTCACCTTTCCGGGGCTCGATGGGGGCGCGTTGTCCCGACGGTCGGGCGGCGGCCGTGCGCACGGATGCACGGACCCGTAACGGCGATCGAGGTCTTCACACATGGTGCACGCGCGATGACCCACCGTCTTGTTGGAATTTCAATCACCAGGGGTGGGGTCCGCGGCCGGTCACGGCCGTACGCCGCCCGGGTGCCGTCACGGGGACCCCACGGGCCGCTCGTGTTGCACGAATGGACCAACCCCCTCACCCTGAAGGTGACTCAGAAGCGATGCCCGCTCACGTTCCGTGGCCGGGGGCCCGCCCCGCGGGGGCGAGGAGGAACGAGAGCTTCGCGGTGAGGAGCCGACGACCATGAAGACCGCAGTGCCCTGCTACTACCACCTCGACGTGGAAGTCAGCCCGGAGAAGGTGGGACAGGTCAGCCGCATACTGGCCGCCCACCTGCGGTTCTGGGACCTGGAGAACCTGATGGAACCCGTCTGCGGCGGCGCCGAGATGCTGCTGAGGGCCATCGACGAGCACGCCACCGACAAGAACACGTCGATCGAGATGTGGTGGAACGGCCAGCACCTCATCACAGCCATCGGGGACCACGACCGCGCCCTGCGCCCCGACCAGGAGCTGCGCGGCTGTCTGGAGCACATCGCGGCGAGCAGCGACGGCTGGGGCTGCTGCGCCACCGAGACCGGCAGCAAGGTCATCTGGTTCTCGCAGCGCGCCCGCGCCGGCGAGCGCGTCCCGCTGGTGCCGACCGGCCCCGACCCGCGCGAGAGCGAGGGCCTGGACCTGCCCCGCGAGGTCAGCGTCGCACAGCTGACCGGCCGGGTCCGAACACCGGGCGGCCTCCTGGAGGAGGCCCGGTGACCCGGCGACAGAACCGGAAAGGGGCGCCCGCGTGGAGCGGGCGCCCCTACCCGCTGGGTGCGGCCTTCGACGGCGAGGGCACCAACTTCGCGCTCTTCAGCGAGGTCGCCGAACGCGTCGACCTGGTCCTGGTGGACGACGACGGCCGGCACGGCACCGTACGGCTCACCGAGGTCGACGGCTTCGTCTGGCACGGCTACCTCCCCGGCGTGGGCCCCGGACAGCGCTACGGCTACCGGGTGCACGGACCGTGGGCCCCGGCCGCCGGCCACCGCTGCAACCCGGCGAAACTGCTCCTCGACCCCTACGCCACAGCGGTGGACGGGGAGATCGACAACCACCCCTCGCTGTACGAGCGCAACCCGCACGGACCCGATCCGGCCGACAGCGCCGGGCACACCGTGCTCGGCGTGGTGACCGACCCGGCCTTCGACTGGGGCGACGACACCCGACCCTCCCGCCCCTACGCCGACACCGTGATCTACGAGGCCCACGTCAAGGGCCTCACCCGCACCCACCCCGACGTCCCCGACGAACTGCGCGGCACCTACGCGGGACTGGCGCACCCGGCCGTGGTGGAGCACCTGACCTCGCTCGGCGTCACCGCCGTCGAGCTGATGCCGGTGCACCAGTTCGTCCACGACGGCGTGCTGCAGGGCCGCGGCCTCACCAACTACTGGGGCTACAACACCATCGGCTTCTTCGCCCCGCACCACGCCTACGCCGCCCGCGGCACCCGCGGACAGCAGGTCACCGAGTTCAAGGAGATGGTGAAGACCCTGCACGCCGCCGGGCTCGAGGTGATCCTCGACGTCGTCTACAACCACACCGCCGAGGGCAACGAGAAGGGCCCCACCCTCTCCTTCCGGGGCATCGACAACTCCTCGTACTACCGCCTGGTCGACGGCGACTGGTCGCACTACTACGACACCACCGGCACCGGCAACAGCCTGCTGATGCGCCACCCCTAC is a window from the Streptomyces capillispiralis genome containing:
- a CDS encoding DUF5133 domain-containing protein, whose amino-acid sequence is MLLPAKAEVARQLRRYRAWERVMLAAPTDHTVRATFEDSGYTLCVLMGKRCAREAADAAERYLRSTLGTYLQEQNDRPRPAAAVRRGPPAVERRSPAGR
- a CDS encoding pep a2 gives rise to the protein MKTAVPCYYHLDVEVSPEKVGQVSRILAAHLRFWDLENLMEPVCGGAEMLLRAIDEHATDKNTSIEMWWNGQHLITAIGDHDRALRPDQELRGCLEHIAASSDGWGCCATETGSKVIWFSQRARAGERVPLVPTGPDPRESEGLDLPREVSVAQLTGRVRTPGGLLEEAR